A single Thermaerobacter sp. FW80 DNA region contains:
- a CDS encoding nucleotidyltransferase, producing the protein MSRPPLAFVRLEGAWVTAAGVGDRPAVVAAGPVVVDVAPLARAEGVRPGMRVRTARRLLPGLVVVPRDAIDPLAALEPLYEALLGVSPRVEPVVDRLAALCELDASTTVEEVVAVLQAAGLGRRGHRLVLGIGHGRLVARLAARVAARSRAAIAGEEALGGDPGPPARRAVGRRGRGPQRHEAAGGAASAGGRAAAQRSSGVAGPAGGAGPASRGVAPAGMRAGPAHESGTAAPRVAMPAADAGGSPGVASCRVPPGQEAAFLAPMPVTVLEEEVPPAARRRLQRLGLMTLGDVAAAPQQVVSRAVGDLAPLLQAWCRGDDRRPVVPGFPPPGVTAALAAPPELPEDRRTGWWPGRLPHLAREVASRLAAAGRGGRLVVLQGERARVRRYLPQAVADGDALARTALDLYRRLLGDEPAPARLALTVTALEPVARQLALGDPAALATQDRATPAMGGRPPAGEPTQPTRGHRVRQGREPVPAAPGERTPAARAPAGRGPAEPASAGRGPAEPASAGRGAAGPALSVPALPVLVDELARRYPGRVFWGRERPATRRERQLAYWDPWRGAPEGLGPRADGLGP; encoded by the coding sequence ATGTCGAGGCCGCCCCTGGCCTTCGTGCGGCTCGAGGGGGCATGGGTGACGGCGGCCGGCGTGGGGGATCGGCCGGCGGTGGTGGCCGCCGGGCCGGTGGTGGTCGACGTGGCGCCGCTCGCCCGGGCCGAGGGCGTGCGTCCCGGCATGCGGGTGCGGACCGCGCGGCGACTGCTCCCCGGCCTCGTGGTGGTGCCGCGGGATGCCATCGACCCCCTGGCGGCCCTGGAGCCCCTTTACGAGGCGCTGCTGGGCGTCTCCCCGCGGGTCGAGCCGGTGGTCGATCGCCTGGCGGCCCTCTGTGAGCTGGATGCCTCGACGACCGTCGAGGAGGTGGTCGCCGTCCTCCAGGCGGCGGGCCTGGGGCGACGGGGACACCGGCTGGTCCTGGGGATCGGCCACGGCCGGCTGGTGGCGCGCCTGGCGGCGCGGGTGGCGGCACGGTCCCGAGCCGCCATCGCCGGCGAGGAGGCCCTGGGTGGAGATCCGGGACCGCCGGCTCGCCGGGCGGTGGGCCGGCGGGGTCGAGGCCCGCAGCGGCACGAAGCGGCCGGGGGCGCCGCCTCGGCAGGCGGCCGGGCCGCTGCGCAGCGGAGCAGCGGGGTCGCCGGACCGGCCGGCGGTGCCGGTCCGGCCTCCCGAGGCGTCGCGCCGGCCGGGATGCGTGCCGGACCGGCCCATGAGAGCGGGACCGCCGCCCCGAGGGTCGCCATGCCGGCAGCCGACGCCGGCGGATCCCCGGGGGTGGCGAGCTGCCGGGTTCCTCCCGGCCAGGAGGCGGCCTTCCTGGCCCCCATGCCCGTGACCGTCCTGGAGGAGGAGGTGCCGCCGGCGGCGCGCCGCCGGTTGCAACGCCTCGGCCTCATGACCCTGGGCGACGTGGCTGCGGCGCCCCAGCAGGTGGTGTCCCGGGCCGTGGGCGACCTGGCCCCCCTCCTGCAAGCCTGGTGCCGCGGCGACGACCGCCGGCCCGTGGTGCCGGGCTTCCCGCCGCCGGGCGTCACCGCCGCCCTCGCCGCGCCCCCGGAGCTCCCGGAAGATCGCCGGACCGGCTGGTGGCCGGGGCGCCTGCCGCACCTGGCCCGGGAAGTGGCGTCCCGCCTGGCGGCCGCCGGCCGAGGGGGACGGCTCGTGGTCCTGCAGGGGGAGCGGGCCCGGGTCCGCCGCTACCTGCCCCAGGCCGTGGCCGACGGCGACGCGCTGGCTCGCACCGCCCTGGACCTGTACCGCCGCCTGCTGGGGGACGAACCGGCCCCGGCGCGGCTGGCGCTGACGGTGACCGCCCTGGAGCCGGTCGCCCGCCAGCTCGCCCTGGGCGACCCGGCGGCCCTGGCCACCCAAGACCGCGCAACCCCTGCCATGGGAGGGCGGCCGCCGGCCGGGGAGCCAACGCAGCCGACGCGAGGGCACCGCGTCCGACAGGGGCGGGAGCCGGTCCCCGCCGCTCCCGGGGAGCGGACACCGGCGGCGCGGGCCCCGGCGGGTCGGGGCCCGGCAGAGCCGGCGTCGGCGGGTCGGGGCCCGGCAGAGCCGGCGTCGGCGGGCCGGGGGGCGGCAGGGCCGGCCCTGTCGGTGCCGGCCTTGCCGGTGCTGGTGGACGAGCTGGCCCGCCGCTACCCGGGGCGGGTCTTCTGGGGCCGCGAACGTCCCGCGACGCGGCGGGAGCGCCAGCTCGCCTACTGGGATCCCTGGCGCGGGGCGCCCGAAGGGCTGGGGCCTCGAGCCGACGGGCTGGGGCCTTGA
- a CDS encoding alpha/beta-type small acid-soluble spore protein yields the protein MALGQKTNRLLVKEAHPALDNLKYEIAAELGLPVHQGSEDYWGEIPARQAGAVGGRMVRRMIALAEQALASGQALPPDPKAPQG from the coding sequence ATGGCGTTGGGACAGAAGACCAACCGGTTGCTGGTGAAGGAAGCCCACCCGGCGCTGGACAACCTGAAGTACGAGATCGCGGCGGAGCTGGGGTTGCCGGTCCATCAGGGATCCGAGGACTACTGGGGAGAGATCCCCGCGCGCCAGGCGGGCGCCGTCGGCGGCCGCATGGTGCGCCGGATGATCGCCCTGGCCGAGCAGGCGCTGGCCAGCGGCCAGGCGCTCCCCCCGGATCCCAAGGCGCCGCAGGGCTAG
- the selD gene encoding selenide, water dikinase SelD encodes MTGKGGUGCKLGPAELAQVLRHLPPQGGTDPHLLVGLESGDDAGVYRLTDRLALVQTVDFFTPIVDDPTLFGEIAAANALSDVYAMGGRPLTALNLVGFSVSRYGAETLAAILAGGAAKVREAGAVIVGGHTIDDAEPKYGLAVTGVVDPDRIWTNRGARPGDVVILTKPIGTGVVSTALKRDLAPPEAVAAMVAMMRTLNRAAAEAGQAVGGVHAATDVTGFGLVGHASHIARESGVALVVEAEAVPVLPGARELAEKDVFPGGSRANRRHYGPVVVFRRALPEWQQGLLFDAVTSGGLLLVVEPARAAALLDELHGRGVREARVIGRVEEGPAGRVLVE; translated from the coding sequence CTGACCGGCAAGGGCGGCTGAGGGTGCAAGCTCGGCCCGGCCGAGCTGGCGCAGGTGCTGCGCCACCTACCCCCGCAAGGAGGAACCGATCCCCACCTGCTGGTGGGGCTGGAGAGCGGCGACGATGCCGGGGTGTACCGGCTGACGGACCGGCTGGCCCTGGTGCAGACGGTGGACTTCTTCACGCCCATCGTCGACGATCCCACCCTGTTCGGGGAGATCGCCGCGGCCAACGCCCTCAGCGACGTCTACGCCATGGGGGGGCGGCCGCTGACGGCGCTGAACCTGGTGGGCTTCTCCGTCTCCCGCTACGGGGCCGAGACCCTGGCGGCCATCCTGGCTGGGGGCGCCGCCAAGGTCCGGGAGGCGGGGGCGGTGATCGTCGGCGGGCACACCATCGACGACGCGGAGCCCAAGTACGGCCTCGCCGTGACGGGCGTGGTCGACCCGGACCGGATCTGGACGAACCGGGGTGCGCGGCCCGGCGACGTGGTGATCCTGACGAAGCCCATCGGCACGGGCGTGGTGAGCACCGCCCTAAAGCGCGACCTGGCGCCCCCGGAGGCGGTGGCGGCCATGGTCGCGATGATGCGGACGCTGAACCGGGCCGCCGCCGAGGCCGGCCAGGCGGTGGGCGGGGTCCACGCGGCTACCGACGTGACGGGGTTCGGCCTGGTGGGGCACGCCAGCCACATCGCCCGCGAGAGCGGGGTGGCGCTGGTCGTCGAGGCGGAGGCGGTGCCCGTCCTGCCGGGCGCCCGGGAGCTGGCGGAGAAGGACGTCTTCCCCGGCGGCAGCCGGGCCAACCGCCGCCACTACGGGCCGGTGGTGGTCTTCCGCCGCGCGCTGCCGGAGTGGCAGCAGGGCCTGCTGTTCGATGCCGTGACCTCGGGCGGGCTGCTCCTCGTGGTCGAACCGGCCCGAGCCGCGGCGCTGCTCGACGAGCTGCACGGCCGCGGGGTCCGCGAGGCGCGGGTCATCGGCCGGGTGGAGGAAGGGCCGGCGGGGCGCGTGCTGGTGGAGTAG
- a CDS encoding gamma carbonic anhydrase family protein, which translates to MPVYRLGSVTPRIAATAYVAPGAHVIGRVTLDEHSSVWFGAVLRADLDAIHLGAGSNVQDNAVIHVNAGEPCHIGRDVTVGHAAVVHGCTIEDECLIGMGAIVLSRARIGRGSLVGAGALVPEGKVIPPGSLVLGVPARVIRSLTPDEQAAIRAAAARYRENARRYASGLGLASDDPRGDS; encoded by the coding sequence ATGCCCGTCTATCGCCTCGGCTCCGTGACCCCCCGCATCGCCGCCACCGCCTACGTGGCGCCGGGGGCCCACGTGATCGGCCGGGTGACCCTGGACGAACACAGTAGCGTCTGGTTCGGCGCGGTCCTGCGGGCGGACCTGGACGCGATCCACCTCGGTGCCGGCAGCAACGTGCAGGACAACGCGGTGATCCACGTCAACGCCGGGGAGCCGTGCCACATCGGCCGCGACGTGACCGTCGGCCACGCCGCCGTCGTCCACGGGTGCACGATCGAGGACGAGTGCCTGATCGGCATGGGCGCCATCGTGCTCAGCCGCGCCCGCATCGGCCGGGGGAGCCTGGTGGGCGCCGGTGCCCTGGTCCCCGAGGGCAAGGTCATCCCGCCGGGAAGCCTGGTGCTGGGCGTGCCGGCGCGGGTGATCCGATCGCTGACGCCGGACGAACAGGCCGCGATCCGTGCCGCGGCTGCCCGGTACCGCGAGAACGCGCGGCGGTATGCCAGCGGGCTGGGCCTCGCGAGCGACGACCCCCGCGGCGACTCGTAG
- a CDS encoding GNAT family N-acetyltransferase, which yields MWSVEPATPADADQVWAVTQRAFRPYQAKYPVAPEPLKETLEQVRDDIARGRVWVARSGQRVIGAVRARPLGGRSDAYEVYDLAVDPEFSQLDVGTSLVRALEDRLRRQGVRAVHLQTGLRDAPAIEFWYRVGYRPYRLDPDPDPAGGYDRVWFSKEW from the coding sequence GTGTGGAGCGTGGAGCCCGCCACCCCAGCCGACGCCGACCAGGTCTGGGCGGTGACGCAGAGGGCCTTCCGTCCCTATCAGGCCAAGTACCCCGTGGCGCCCGAGCCGCTCAAGGAGACGCTGGAACAGGTGCGCGACGACATCGCCCGCGGCCGCGTCTGGGTCGCCCGCAGCGGTCAGCGGGTGATCGGCGCGGTGCGGGCGCGGCCGCTGGGCGGCCGGAGCGACGCCTACGAGGTGTACGACCTGGCGGTGGATCCCGAGTTCTCGCAGCTCGACGTGGGCACCTCGCTGGTGCGGGCCCTCGAGGACCGGTTGCGCCGGCAGGGCGTGCGGGCCGTTCACCTGCAGACCGGGCTGCGGGACGCACCGGCCATCGAGTTCTGGTACCGGGTGGGGTACCGTCCCTACCGCCTCGACCCCGATCCCGACCCCGCCGGCGGCTACGATCGCGTTTGGTTTTCCAAGGAATGGTAG
- a CDS encoding YpdA family putative bacillithiol disulfide reductase produces MATATHETHESHEIPEDHGTQATPHAPTGRASPTRETGPRPVESGGGPAHPAEEAPLDLVIVGGGPCGLACAAAAHRAGLRYRVLEKGAIVNSLVHFPLQMNFFSTADNLAIAGIPFVSERPNPTRREALDYYRAVVQHLGLAVETYTEVVDIQREPDGPFRVVARRAPRLVAGWPPLGPEGAPRAEQDEPAAPVGRLDRPVVYRAHHVVLATGYYDRPNRLGVPGEDLAHVSHYYREGHAFYGRRVLVVGGQNSAVEAALDLHRCGARVTLAYRGPALSERIKPWVLPPFRSLVDKGRITVLYNTEVEAIEPEAVRLRVAGEPRRLPADFVFLLVGYRPDHRLVRRLGIPIDPATGEPCHDPETMATPVPGVYLAGVAAAGYDANKIFIENGRWHGERIVRHILSRRQAAGWPRS; encoded by the coding sequence ATGGCCACCGCAACCCACGAGACCCATGAGAGCCATGAGATCCCCGAAGACCACGGAACCCAGGCAACGCCCCACGCGCCCACCGGCCGGGCGAGCCCGACCCGCGAGACCGGGCCGCGTCCTGTGGAGTCCGGGGGCGGGCCGGCGCACCCGGCGGAGGAGGCGCCCCTCGATCTGGTGATCGTGGGGGGCGGGCCCTGCGGCCTGGCCTGTGCCGCGGCGGCCCACCGGGCGGGGCTGCGCTACCGGGTCCTGGAGAAGGGGGCCATCGTCAACTCCCTGGTCCACTTCCCGCTGCAGATGAACTTCTTCAGCACGGCGGACAACCTGGCCATCGCGGGGATCCCCTTCGTCAGCGAGCGGCCCAACCCCACCCGGCGCGAGGCCCTGGACTACTACCGGGCGGTGGTCCAGCACCTCGGCCTGGCGGTGGAGACGTACACGGAGGTCGTCGACATCCAGCGCGAGCCCGACGGGCCCTTTCGCGTGGTGGCGCGACGGGCGCCGCGCCTGGTGGCGGGGTGGCCGCCCCTGGGGCCGGAGGGGGCGCCACGGGCGGAACAAGACGAACCGGCGGCGCCTGTGGGCCGGCTGGATCGTCCCGTCGTCTATCGCGCGCACCACGTGGTGCTGGCCACCGGCTACTACGACCGCCCCAATCGCCTGGGGGTGCCGGGGGAGGACCTGGCCCACGTGAGCCACTACTACCGCGAGGGCCACGCCTTCTACGGACGGCGCGTCCTGGTGGTGGGGGGACAGAACTCGGCCGTCGAGGCGGCCCTGGACCTGCACCGCTGCGGTGCACGGGTGACCCTGGCGTACCGCGGCCCCGCCCTCTCGGAGCGGATCAAGCCGTGGGTGCTGCCGCCCTTCCGCAGCCTGGTGGACAAGGGCCGGATCACGGTGCTCTACAACACCGAGGTCGAGGCCATCGAACCTGAGGCCGTGCGGCTGAGGGTGGCGGGCGAGCCGCGCCGGCTGCCGGCCGACTTCGTCTTCCTCCTGGTGGGGTACCGCCCCGATCACCGCCTGGTGCGCAGGCTCGGCATCCCCATCGATCCCGCCACGGGGGAGCCCTGCCACGACCCGGAGACCATGGCGACACCGGTCCCGGGCGTCTATCTGGCCGGTGTCGCGGCCGCAGGGTACGACGCCAACAAGATCTTCATCGAGAACGGCCGTTGGCACGGCGAGCGGATCGTGCGCCACATCCTCAGCCGGCGACAGGCCGCCGGGTGGCCGCGGTCCTAG
- a CDS encoding SDR family oxidoreductase — protein sequence MAGRLQDKVAIVTGASRGIGAAIVRTFVAEGAQVVGVARSGDALETLRAALDEAASRFVPRVADVTSAAAARDVVRETLERFGRIDILVNNAGVGHFAPVTELSEAAWDEMMAVNLKAPFLWSQAVLPHMMERRDGHIIMISSVAGTTTFVNGAGYCASKWGLMALADTLRQEVRPYELRVTAVCPGSVQTHFGGTPPRDYALRPEDVAHTVLEVAAAPRRVIYGTVIMRPLVPADQQ from the coding sequence ATGGCAGGCCGGCTTCAGGACAAGGTGGCCATCGTCACCGGCGCCAGCCGCGGCATCGGCGCCGCCATCGTGCGCACCTTCGTGGCCGAGGGCGCCCAGGTGGTGGGCGTGGCCCGATCCGGCGACGCCCTGGAGACGTTGCGGGCGGCGCTGGACGAGGCCGCGAGCCGGTTCGTCCCGCGCGTCGCCGACGTGACCTCTGCGGCAGCGGCCCGCGACGTCGTCCGGGAGACGCTGGAGCGGTTCGGACGGATCGACATCCTGGTCAACAATGCCGGGGTCGGCCACTTCGCGCCCGTCACCGAGCTCTCGGAGGCGGCCTGGGACGAGATGATGGCGGTCAACCTCAAGGCGCCCTTCCTCTGGTCCCAGGCCGTGCTCCCCCATATGATGGAGCGGCGGGACGGCCACATCATCATGATCTCGTCCGTGGCCGGCACCACCACCTTCGTCAACGGGGCGGGCTACTGCGCCTCGAAGTGGGGCCTGATGGCGCTGGCGGACACCCTCCGGCAGGAGGTGCGTCCTTACGAGCTGCGGGTCACCGCCGTGTGCCCCGGCTCGGTCCAGACCCACTTCGGGGGGACGCCGCCGCGGGACTACGCGTTGCGGCCCGAGGACGTGGCCCACACCGTGCTGGAGGTGGCCGCGGCGCCGCGCCGGGTCATCTACGGCACGGTGATCATGCGCCCGTTGGTGCCGGCCGACCAGCAGTGA
- a CDS encoding NCS2 family permease: MSVAVQPQPAGDAPAPRRGGWLDRFFAIQASGSDLRTEILAGLTTFVTMAYILFVNPQILGAAGLDPNAVLMATALSSGVATLIMGLFARMPFALAPGMGLNAYFAFTVVLGQGVPWQTVLGAVFMDGVIFLIISLLPIRERILRDIPLNIRLATSTAIGLFIAFIGLKSAGLVVANESTLVALGDVRSGPAVLCLLGLVITALLMARQVKGAILWGVLITTALGAFFHAPDANGVMQPLTHLPRSLGDVVRAPDLGVLAQVAGQLDVRSALQLGLLTVIFTFTFVNMFDTAGTLVGLGTKMGVIDEKTGTFPRVGRVLVSDALATMIGAVLGTSTVTTYVESAAGIGQGGRTGLTAVVTGLLFLLAVFFWPLAGVIPAAATAPALIIVGLLMMEPIRRLNLDDITEALPAFLTVLGIPLTFSIATGMVLGIVSYVVLKLVTGRIREVSVTMWILAAIFIAHYAFMGSGA; this comes from the coding sequence ATGTCGGTTGCGGTTCAGCCCCAGCCGGCGGGGGACGCACCGGCGCCGCGCCGCGGCGGCTGGTTGGACCGGTTCTTCGCCATCCAGGCCAGTGGATCCGACCTGCGCACGGAGATCCTGGCCGGCCTGACCACCTTCGTCACCATGGCCTACATCCTGTTCGTCAATCCCCAGATCCTGGGGGCCGCCGGCCTGGATCCCAACGCGGTCCTCATGGCCACCGCCCTGTCCTCGGGGGTGGCCACGCTGATCATGGGACTGTTCGCGCGCATGCCCTTCGCGCTGGCGCCGGGCATGGGCCTCAACGCCTACTTCGCCTTCACCGTCGTCCTCGGGCAGGGCGTGCCCTGGCAGACGGTGCTGGGCGCCGTGTTCATGGACGGCGTGATCTTCCTGATCATCAGCCTGCTGCCCATCCGCGAGCGCATCCTGCGGGACATCCCGCTGAACATCCGCCTGGCCACCAGCACGGCCATCGGACTCTTCATCGCCTTCATCGGCCTGAAGTCGGCGGGCCTGGTGGTGGCCAACGAATCCACCCTGGTGGCCCTGGGCGACGTGCGCTCCGGGCCGGCGGTGCTCTGCCTGCTGGGCCTGGTGATCACCGCGCTGCTCATGGCCCGCCAGGTCAAGGGGGCCATCCTCTGGGGCGTGCTGATCACCACCGCCCTGGGCGCCTTCTTCCACGCACCCGACGCCAACGGCGTCATGCAGCCCCTGACCCACTTGCCGCGCAGCCTCGGCGACGTGGTGCGCGCGCCCGACCTCGGCGTGCTGGCCCAGGTGGCGGGCCAGCTCGACGTGCGCAGCGCGCTACAGCTCGGGTTGCTGACGGTGATCTTCACCTTCACCTTCGTCAACATGTTCGATACCGCCGGCACCCTGGTGGGCCTGGGGACCAAGATGGGCGTCATCGACGAGAAAACGGGCACCTTCCCGCGGGTCGGCCGCGTGCTGGTCAGCGACGCGCTGGCGACCATGATCGGCGCCGTGTTGGGCACCTCCACGGTGACCACCTACGTGGAGAGCGCGGCGGGCATCGGCCAGGGCGGTCGAACCGGCCTGACGGCCGTGGTGACGGGCCTGCTGTTCCTGCTGGCCGTGTTCTTCTGGCCGCTGGCCGGCGTGATCCCGGCCGCGGCGACGGCGCCGGCGTTGATCATCGTCGGCCTGCTGATGATGGAGCCGATCCGCCGCCTGAACCTGGACGACATCACCGAGGCGCTGCCCGCCTTCCTGACGGTGCTGGGCATCCCCCTGACCTTCAGCATCGCCACCGGCATGGTGCTGGGCATCGTCTCCTACGTGGTGCTGAAGCTGGTGACGGGCCGCATCCGCGAGGTCTCGGTGACCATGTGGATCCTGGCGGCCATCTTCATCGCCCACTACGCCTTCATGGGGTCCGGCGCCTGA
- a CDS encoding response regulator transcription factor translates to MVKIVIATGRPLIREGLQRVLEGAPGLQVAGHAATAGALLERVRELEPDVVLLDLDLVEDRAREVVGRLGRMPNAPVVVGITDRGDPEALLGLVQAGLGGYLLAHREAAGLAEAIRACTAGIFVIDAEIMSELAHDSPLYRYVPAPEEVERARLLSQREIEVLSRIACGKTTAQVAQELYISPKTVRNHLSHVMQKLGVRDRTQAVLFALRVGLIRRQDLLG, encoded by the coding sequence ATGGTGAAGATCGTGATCGCCACCGGGAGGCCGTTGATCCGCGAGGGGCTGCAACGGGTGCTGGAGGGGGCTCCGGGGCTCCAGGTGGCGGGCCACGCGGCGACCGCCGGGGCGCTGCTGGAACGGGTGCGGGAGCTGGAGCCCGACGTGGTATTGCTGGACCTGGACCTGGTCGAGGACCGGGCGCGGGAGGTGGTGGGCCGGCTCGGCCGCATGCCCAACGCTCCGGTGGTGGTCGGCATCACCGACCGGGGTGATCCGGAGGCGCTGCTCGGGCTGGTCCAAGCGGGGCTCGGGGGCTACCTCTTGGCCCACCGCGAGGCCGCGGGGCTCGCCGAGGCGATCCGCGCCTGTACGGCGGGCATCTTCGTGATCGACGCGGAGATCATGTCGGAGCTGGCCCACGATTCGCCGCTCTACCGCTATGTCCCCGCCCCGGAGGAGGTGGAGCGGGCCCGGCTCTTGAGCCAGCGGGAGATCGAGGTGCTGAGCCGCATCGCCTGCGGGAAGACCACGGCCCAGGTGGCGCAGGAGCTCTACATCAGCCCGAAGACCGTGCGCAACCACCTGAGCCACGTCATGCAGAAGCTCGGGGTGCGGGACCGCACCCAGGCGGTGCTCTTCGCCCTGCGGGTGGGGCTGATCCGGCGCCAGGACCTGCTGGGGTAG
- a CDS encoding DUF6504 family protein: MALIGKPVPVETDERGRPRQFFWRRWHRVRCVLDEWREAGAWWEGEGERWVVRLLTEEGGVFELERAAGSARWVLYKVYD; encoded by the coding sequence ATGGCGCTGATCGGCAAGCCGGTTCCGGTGGAGACCGACGAACGCGGCCGCCCGCGCCAGTTCTTCTGGCGCCGCTGGCATCGCGTGCGCTGCGTGCTCGACGAGTGGCGGGAGGCGGGGGCGTGGTGGGAGGGGGAGGGGGAGCGCTGGGTGGTGCGGTTGCTGACGGAGGAGGGCGGGGTGTTCGAGCTGGAGCGGGCGGCGGGCAGCGCCCGCTGGGTGCTCTACAAGGTCTACGACTAG
- a CDS encoding ASCH domain-containing protein, with amino-acid sequence MKALNFYSTVYQANLLAAEKRCTIRLGDKRDKYREGDLVWVTYGNRYEPRQKLFTAVIDRVVVKRLGDLTTEELRAEDANLKDPAELARFLERIYDRPVAMDETVSAIFFSRVLE; translated from the coding sequence GTGAAGGCGCTCAACTTCTACTCCACCGTCTATCAGGCCAACCTGCTGGCCGCGGAGAAGCGCTGCACCATCCGCCTGGGCGACAAGCGCGACAAGTATCGCGAGGGCGATCTGGTCTGGGTGACCTACGGCAACCGGTATGAACCCCGCCAGAAGCTGTTCACCGCGGTCATCGATCGCGTGGTGGTCAAGCGGCTCGGCGACCTCACGACCGAGGAGCTCCGGGCCGAGGACGCCAACCTGAAGGACCCCGCGGAGCTGGCCCGGTTCCTGGAGCGGATCTACGACCGTCCGGTGGCGATGGACGAGACCGTCAGCGCCATCTTCTTCTCCCGGGTGCTGGAGTGA